In one window of Bizionia sp. M204 DNA:
- the odhB gene encoding 2-oxoglutarate dehydrogenase complex dihydrolipoyllysine-residue succinyltransferase encodes MILEMKVPSPGESITEVEIATWLVADGDYVEKDQAIAEVDSDKATLELPAEASGTITLKAEEGDAVEVGAVVCLIDTSAEKPGGGSEKDAPESYKGGGDEGGATKKETEELVKDLDSDKKKSNHDKASNPANKSYASGVASPAAKKILAEKDMDASEISGTGKDGRVTKDDAVKAVPSMGTPTGGNRSSTRSRMSMLRRKVAERLVEAKNTTAMLTTFNEVDMSPIFALRNEYKEAFKNKHGVGLGFMSFFTLAVVRALKMYPDVNSMIDGNEMITYDFVDISIAVSGPKGLMVPVIRNTENLTFRGVENEVKRLALRARDGKITVDEMTGGTFTISNGGVFGSMLSTPIINPPQSGILGMHNIVERPVAIDGKVEIRPIMFVALSYDHRIIDGKESVGFLVAVKEALENPTELLMDNNVMKALEL; translated from the coding sequence ATGATTTTAGAAATGAAAGTTCCTTCGCCAGGAGAATCTATTACAGAAGTAGAAATTGCAACATGGTTAGTTGCGGATGGTGATTACGTAGAAAAAGACCAAGCTATTGCAGAAGTAGATAGTGACAAAGCAACTTTAGAATTGCCTGCCGAAGCTAGTGGAACCATAACACTTAAAGCAGAAGAAGGTGACGCTGTAGAAGTTGGAGCGGTTGTGTGTTTAATTGATACGTCAGCTGAAAAGCCAGGAGGCGGATCAGAAAAGGATGCGCCAGAATCCTATAAAGGTGGTGGCGATGAAGGTGGCGCTACAAAAAAAGAAACCGAAGAATTAGTTAAAGATTTGGATTCAGATAAGAAGAAATCTAATCATGATAAAGCATCAAATCCTGCTAATAAATCATACGCATCTGGTGTTGCTAGTCCTGCAGCTAAAAAGATTCTAGCTGAAAAAGATATGGATGCTTCAGAAATTTCAGGGACTGGAAAAGACGGTCGCGTTACTAAAGATGATGCTGTAAAAGCAGTGCCTTCTATGGGAACACCAACAGGTGGAAACCGATCAAGCACTAGAAGTAGAATGTCTATGTTAAGACGTAAAGTAGCAGAACGTTTAGTGGAAGCTAAAAATACAACGGCTATGCTTACTACGTTTAACGAAGTAGATATGTCGCCAATTTTTGCATTGCGAAATGAATACAAAGAAGCTTTTAAAAACAAGCATGGTGTAGGGTTAGGCTTTATGTCTTTCTTTACTTTAGCTGTTGTTAGAGCTTTGAAAATGTATCCAGATGTAAACTCTATGATCGATGGAAACGAAATGATTACTTATGATTTCGTTGATATATCTATAGCTGTTTCTGGTCCAAAAGGATTAATGGTTCCTGTAATTAGAAATACCGAAAATTTAACCTTTAGAGGTGTTGAAAATGAGGTGAAACGCTTGGCTCTTCGCGCACGAGATGGGAAAATTACGGTAGATGAAATGACAGGTGGAACGTTTACCATATCTAATGGTGGTGTTTTTGGAAGTATGCTTTCAACACCAATTATCAACCCACCTCAAAGTGGAATTTTAGGAATGCACAACATTGTTGAAAGACCTGTAGCTATTGATGGTAAGGTTGAAATACGTCCAATAATGTTTGTAGCCTTATCTTACGATCATAGAATTATTGATGGTAAGGAATCTGTAGGTTTCCTAGTAGCAGTAAAAGAAGCATTAGAAAATCCAACAGAATTATTAATGGATAATAATGTTATGAAAGCTTTAGAGCTTTAA
- a CDS encoding response regulator transcription factor codes for MQSSIIIADDHPLMLRGLHDFLKSKGYNILGSGKDGKEAYNLIVKHKPNIAILDIRMPFLTGLEVAEECLKNGIKTKIILITFDKGEELYDKAQELKIFGYILKEFAIEEIELCIESVTNNKPYFSAEIAQYLNSQTNTQRPHSLSELTKTEIKVLSLIAQNKTANEIGNALSVSGRTIEKHKSNIIKKLNLESKHNSLSLFAKENEQFLES; via the coding sequence ATGCAATCTTCAATTATTATAGCGGACGATCACCCACTCATGTTACGTGGGCTTCATGATTTTTTGAAGTCCAAGGGGTATAATATTTTGGGTAGTGGGAAGGATGGTAAAGAAGCCTATAATTTAATTGTTAAACACAAACCAAACATTGCTATTCTAGATATCAGGATGCCTTTTTTAACGGGGCTGGAGGTAGCGGAAGAGTGTTTAAAAAATGGGATTAAGACTAAAATTATTTTAATAACCTTTGATAAAGGTGAAGAGTTGTATGATAAAGCTCAAGAATTAAAAATTTTTGGATATATTTTAAAAGAATTTGCCATTGAAGAAATTGAGCTTTGTATTGAAAGCGTAACCAATAACAAACCCTATTTTAGTGCAGAAATTGCTCAATATTTGAATTCACAAACTAACACCCAACGACCGCATTCCTTAAGCGAATTAACAAAAACAGAGATTAAGGTGTTATCGTTAATAGCTCAAAACAAAACGGCTAATGAAATTGGCAATGCCCTATCTGTATCTGGTAGAACTATAGAAAAACACAAGAGTAATATTATTAAAAAACTAAACCTGGAATCCAAGCACAATAGTCTTTCTCTATTTGCTAAAGAAAACGAACAGTTTTTAGAGTCCTAA
- a CDS encoding retropepsin-like aspartic protease — MSEKPETSLKDFLLEKGYTKIKLKLTKTNHFEIKSTINGIKGNFILDTGASSSCVGFEAIETFKLKVIDSEVKAAGAGAIDMLTQISKKNQIKIGQWKQDKVPLILFNLTHVNTALINHNAQPVDGIIGADILKKGKGIIDYEKKYLYLKL; from the coding sequence ATGAGCGAAAAACCAGAAACCAGTCTTAAAGACTTTCTTTTAGAAAAAGGCTACACCAAAATAAAATTAAAGTTAACCAAAACCAATCACTTTGAAATCAAATCGACTATCAACGGTATAAAAGGTAATTTTATATTAGATACTGGCGCTTCTAGTTCTTGTGTGGGTTTTGAAGCTATTGAAACCTTTAAGCTAAAGGTTATTGATTCTGAAGTCAAGGCTGCAGGAGCTGGTGCCATAGATATGTTGACGCAGATTTCGAAAAAAAATCAAATTAAAATTGGCCAATGGAAACAAGATAAGGTTCCGCTAATATTGTTTAATCTAACCCATGTAAACACGGCATTAATCAATCATAATGCGCAACCAGTGGATGGTATTATAGGTGCTGATATTTTAAAGAAAGGAAAAGGCATAATTGATTATGAAAAGAAATATTTATATTTAAAACTGTAA
- a CDS encoding CHAT domain-containing protein, whose amino-acid sequence MFQYLQNFKNKQPFAIPKFWIFAVFLWFQVQVQAQSLEDAIYSATETFIAHKNQQTFQVLSTKETTFKNQISSKNEELAYVFLLCNKAYYLNENNQLPDAILNYEAARTRYNKNQLYTISDYDITEYCLKPLGNLYTKTNNYTNAENTIKQYVALAEKSKNNTHYISGIINLSVLYQTRGMHESVLNLIKKTANIPNISETQKNKLNTLKASSSIAITGTSNYNLDNDVIFSNQDGLYNTNRLAYELALKKGDYESALKHLNLSTIYQKRDSLTLREIAKNRLEKGQLHYLLNDFEQANQQLQVALHTLLPNLERKAVPARTTLYPENTFIDIFDLLARLQSDSEKALQYYDLSFYVSRLITSNVTSQESKIANQSANRKRSENCLELLYKIYQKSSDPTIFERALQYSEMQKASVLKDMFQKKTLLEEHPTDSLLLKEQALLREQEELTTIMIKKQLGYQAIKNDSLNTLLLDISVQLKRLQKTIADRYPQIENRVSSSEIHKQLQQDDANLILYFYGQRAVYHFIFSEENTAFIKTPITETYTNSITSFIHLFDDPSFINNNIKAFTNQAHALYKQLNLSEISPSKNLIIIPDGILNFIPFEALLTEQMETNSFKDMPFIVTQQAVVYNSSLAFYLQPKKTSKNTSLLGIFPVFENTNQPLTYSIQEAEAIKKETHASLYMHTQATKQRFMDDASKFSILHLSTHATGGDFSNPASLAFSDEPMLLNELYSLNIRPDLVVLSACETGIGKLQKGEGAMSIARGFQYAGAKNVLYSLWQINDASTARLMSFFYKSLQETNSVFTANRQSKLMYLHDDSISNIKKSPYYWSAFVYYGNVVAPTVKDQTVYYILGILAFLIIVFLVIRKGKTNERKTRNQS is encoded by the coding sequence ATGTTTCAGTATTTGCAAAATTTCAAAAACAAGCAGCCGTTTGCAATTCCAAAATTTTGGATTTTTGCTGTGTTTTTATGGTTTCAAGTTCAGGTACAAGCCCAAAGTTTAGAGGATGCCATTTATTCGGCAACTGAAACATTTATTGCCCATAAAAACCAACAAACTTTTCAAGTTTTAAGTACGAAAGAAACCACTTTCAAAAATCAGATATCTTCAAAAAATGAGGAATTGGCCTATGTATTTCTACTTTGCAATAAAGCCTATTATTTAAACGAAAACAACCAACTACCAGATGCTATTTTAAATTACGAAGCAGCAAGAACACGCTATAATAAAAATCAGCTTTACACCATTTCTGATTATGATATTACAGAGTACTGCTTAAAACCATTGGGTAATTTATATACCAAAACAAACAATTACACCAATGCAGAAAATACCATTAAGCAATATGTTGCTTTGGCAGAAAAAAGCAAAAATAACACACATTATATTTCGGGCATTATTAATCTTTCGGTGTTATACCAAACGCGAGGCATGCATGAATCCGTTTTAAATTTGATTAAAAAAACAGCTAATATTCCTAACATATCAGAAACGCAAAAAAATAAACTGAATACCTTAAAAGCTTCCAGTTCCATAGCTATAACTGGCACTTCCAATTATAATTTGGATAATGATGTGATATTTTCAAATCAAGATGGGCTGTACAATACCAATCGTTTGGCCTATGAATTAGCTTTAAAAAAAGGTGATTATGAGTCGGCTTTAAAACATTTAAATCTTTCCACAATATATCAAAAACGGGATTCGCTTACTTTGAGGGAAATAGCTAAAAACCGTTTAGAAAAAGGGCAATTACACTATTTATTAAACGATTTTGAACAAGCAAATCAGCAATTACAAGTAGCCTTACATACCTTACTCCCAAATTTGGAACGTAAGGCTGTTCCTGCCAGAACAACTTTATACCCAGAAAACACCTTTATAGATATTTTCGATTTGTTAGCTAGACTTCAATCTGATTCAGAAAAAGCGCTTCAGTATTATGATTTAAGTTTTTACGTTTCGCGTTTAATTACTTCAAATGTAACATCTCAAGAATCTAAAATTGCGAATCAATCTGCCAACCGCAAACGCAGTGAGAATTGTTTGGAGTTACTTTATAAAATTTATCAAAAATCATCTGATCCAACCATTTTTGAGCGCGCCTTGCAATATTCAGAAATGCAAAAAGCTTCAGTTTTAAAAGATATGTTTCAGAAGAAAACACTTTTAGAAGAACATCCAACCGATTCATTACTTCTTAAAGAACAAGCCCTTTTACGGGAACAAGAAGAATTAACTACTATCATGATTAAAAAACAATTGGGTTACCAAGCTATTAAAAATGATAGCCTAAACACCCTGCTTTTAGATATTAGTGTCCAACTAAAAAGACTTCAAAAAACAATTGCAGATCGGTATCCACAAATTGAAAATCGGGTTTCCAGTTCGGAGATTCATAAACAATTACAACAGGATGATGCCAACCTCATCCTATATTTTTATGGCCAACGTGCGGTATATCACTTTATCTTTTCCGAAGAAAATACCGCTTTTATTAAAACACCTATAACAGAAACCTATACGAATAGCATAACAAGCTTTATTCATTTATTTGATGACCCTTCTTTTATTAACAATAATATTAAGGCATTTACCAACCAAGCACACGCCTTATACAAGCAGCTTAATTTAAGTGAAATATCACCTTCTAAAAACCTCATCATTATTCCAGATGGCATCCTCAATTTTATCCCTTTTGAAGCTTTACTAACAGAGCAAATGGAAACGAATAGTTTTAAGGATATGCCATTTATTGTAACGCAACAAGCGGTTGTTTATAATTCTAGTTTGGCATTTTATCTACAACCAAAAAAAACTTCTAAAAACACGAGTTTATTGGGCATTTTTCCGGTTTTTGAAAACACAAATCAACCGCTCACGTATTCCATCCAGGAAGCGGAAGCCATAAAAAAGGAAACGCATGCTTCGCTTTATATGCATACACAAGCTACTAAACAGCGTTTTATGGATGATGCGTCAAAATTTAGTATTTTACATTTATCGACACATGCTACTGGTGGCGATTTTAGCAATCCAGCAAGTTTAGCTTTTTCTGATGAGCCTATGCTACTAAATGAATTGTACAGTTTAAATATACGTCCAGATTTAGTGGTTTTAAGCGCTTGTGAAACAGGAATTGGCAAACTTCAAAAGGGTGAAGGCGCCATGAGTATTGCCAGAGGTTTTCAATATGCAGGAGCTAAAAATGTGTTGTATTCATTATGGCAAATTAACGATGCTTCCACAGCTAGATTAATGTCATTTTTTTACAAATCACTTCAAGAAACAAACTCTGTCTTTACCGCTAATAGGCAATCCAAATTAATGTATTTACATGATGATTCAATTAGTAACATTAAAAAATCGCCTTATTATTGGAGTGCCTTTGTATATTACGGTAACGTTGTAGCACCAACAGTAAAAGACCAAACAGTTTATTACATCCTTGGCATTTTAGCGTTTTTAATTATTGTATTTTTGGTAATCAGAAAAGGAAAAACGAATGAGCGAAAAACCAGAAACCAGTCTTAA
- a CDS encoding PKD domain-containing protein — MRTCLTLFVFSCCFHWLSAQEIQAPDSIPRVATIKHRVENNAVQFTPETPILEQIAGAPKAFYSYYWEFDDGTYSKEENPKHNFKKPGDYEVKLWATNHYDTGKPPSTRPKKITVSQTNNDFQDEASMSEDLLLERNREPMPNENMVVIMRYKNYLNYKTNGKLYLFYNEKAYKTDNFELLETRTYHNEKQLITPEFAFTNTVDDADQTLMASAENGLFHLKAKPQDSTIKTNLPLTLEESKSYYRNSQQLAFNDMEPNEERNVFFTLRTPPEMLKDTSAIISIRGVYVPDSNYDNHKVKDMEMEIVTSHDPNKMASNGTFMNYRLVRFKTLKYKIKFQNNGEGPARTIRLETDIPDMLDKSTIEVTDMYPKCKICPKNIEVRYSCLDTTFTDTQAIFTFKNIYLPGSEQKNVKAYDSTKGFVKYNIKFAKDFHKQKTKSKTAIIFDKNDPIITNYSTTRFVPGISIGAKAGYNSFSDLKNSESYFVGATISPYKSYRWYWQVELLNSFHSYDAETHISEQFVREAQGFEFLERTTTNASYQNIDWEIPVLMRYNINNYIGIGAGLQGMLSISEKETEAILVEQFEGRTDDFVINSFSTSNKESNSFTNFKAGLLLDVTAGFARIGPSIGARYVINFKDDFNYLQLYAIWKF, encoded by the coding sequence ATGAGAACCTGTTTAACACTTTTCGTTTTTAGCTGTTGTTTTCATTGGCTTTCTGCACAAGAGATCCAAGCTCCAGATAGTATTCCGCGTGTAGCAACTATTAAGCATCGTGTAGAGAATAACGCCGTACAATTTACACCAGAAACACCAATTTTAGAACAAATTGCAGGAGCTCCAAAAGCGTTCTATTCTTATTATTGGGAGTTTGATGATGGGACTTACAGCAAAGAAGAAAACCCAAAACACAACTTTAAAAAACCTGGCGATTATGAGGTAAAACTTTGGGCAACCAATCATTATGACACCGGAAAACCACCAAGCACACGACCTAAAAAAATAACAGTTTCCCAAACCAATAACGATTTTCAAGATGAAGCCTCCATGAGTGAGGATTTACTTTTAGAGCGCAATAGAGAACCTATGCCAAATGAAAATATGGTGGTAATTATGCGTTATAAAAACTACCTAAATTATAAGACTAATGGGAAACTCTATTTATTTTATAATGAAAAAGCGTATAAAACCGATAATTTTGAATTATTAGAAACCCGAACCTATCATAATGAAAAGCAACTCATTACTCCTGAATTTGCTTTTACAAATACAGTGGATGATGCCGATCAAACCTTAATGGCTTCAGCAGAAAATGGATTGTTTCACCTCAAAGCCAAACCACAAGATTCTACTATTAAAACCAACTTACCGCTAACTTTGGAAGAAAGCAAATCCTATTATAGAAATTCACAGCAATTGGCGTTTAATGATATGGAACCTAATGAGGAACGCAATGTTTTTTTCACCTTAAGAACACCGCCTGAAATGTTGAAGGATACGAGCGCCATAATTTCTATTCGCGGTGTGTATGTCCCAGACTCTAATTATGACAATCATAAAGTGAAAGACATGGAAATGGAAATTGTAACATCTCATGACCCTAACAAAATGGCGAGTAATGGCACCTTTATGAATTACCGTTTAGTCCGTTTTAAAACCTTAAAGTATAAAATAAAATTTCAGAATAATGGCGAAGGTCCAGCCAGAACCATCCGCTTGGAAACAGATATTCCAGATATGTTAGATAAATCTACCATTGAAGTTACCGATATGTATCCAAAATGTAAAATTTGCCCTAAAAACATAGAAGTACGCTATAGCTGTTTAGATACAACGTTTACAGATACGCAAGCAATCTTTACTTTTAAGAATATATATTTACCTGGTAGCGAACAAAAAAACGTGAAGGCATATGATTCCACCAAAGGCTTCGTAAAATACAATATTAAATTTGCGAAAGATTTTCACAAACAAAAAACCAAGAGTAAAACGGCCATTATTTTTGATAAAAACGATCCAATTATAACTAATTATTCCACCACCAGATTTGTTCCTGGCATTTCCATTGGCGCCAAAGCTGGATATAATTCGTTTTCCGATTTAAAAAACTCTGAAAGTTATTTTGTGGGTGCTACCATTTCTCCATATAAATCGTATCGCTGGTATTGGCAAGTGGAGTTGTTAAACAGTTTTCATAGCTACGATGCCGAAACCCATATTTCCGAACAATTTGTTAGAGAGGCTCAAGGATTTGAATTTTTAGAACGTACTACTACCAACGCAAGTTATCAAAACATAGACTGGGAGATTCCTGTATTAATGCGTTACAACATTAATAATTATATTGGAATTGGTGCTGGTTTACAGGGAATGTTATCTATCAGCGAAAAAGAAACTGAAGCCATTTTAGTAGAACAATTTGAAGGTAGAACAGATGATTTTGTTATTAATAGTTTCTCAACTTCCAACAAGGAATCCAATTCCTTTACCAATTTTAAAGCAGGCTTGTTGTTAGATGTTACGGCGGGATTTGCCCGAATTGGCCCTAGTATTGGCGCACGATATGTTATTAATTTCAAAGACGATTTCAACTATTTACAATTATACGCCATCTGGAAGTTTTAA
- a CDS encoding RNA polymerase sigma factor yields the protein MSQKIIHEDQKYIDGLVQNNPFIIQSIYDTFAPKVINYIKMNSGNESHAQDVIQETIITIYNQAIEKDLKLTCPFDAYFFLLCKRKWLNQLKKIGNKEVTINEEVLSKDDDAQELAFETTLFEQQHELFTEMFQKLGKACKDLLKATFKIKSMEEVAESLGVSYAYARKKKSLCIGKLSKMVQEAPRFNNLKS from the coding sequence ATGAGCCAAAAAATAATTCATGAAGATCAAAAATATATTGATGGTTTGGTACAAAACAATCCATTCATTATACAATCTATATATGATACGTTTGCGCCTAAAGTGATAAACTATATTAAAATGAATAGTGGTAATGAGTCGCATGCACAAGATGTTATTCAAGAAACCATAATTACTATCTATAATCAAGCTATTGAAAAGGATTTAAAACTAACCTGTCCATTTGATGCCTATTTTTTTCTGCTTTGTAAACGCAAATGGCTCAATCAATTAAAAAAAATTGGCAATAAAGAGGTAACAATTAATGAAGAGGTGTTATCTAAAGATGATGATGCGCAAGAACTGGCTTTTGAAACGACATTATTTGAACAACAACATGAATTATTTACTGAAATGTTTCAAAAATTAGGAAAAGCCTGTAAAGATTTATTAAAAGCTACCTTTAAAATTAAATCCATGGAGGAAGTAGCGGAAAGTTTAGGTGTAAGCTACGCTTATGCCAGAAAAAAGAAATCTTTATGTATTGGTAAGCTTAGCAAAATGGTTCAAGAAGCGCCTCGTTTTAACAACCTAAAATCGTAA
- a CDS encoding tetratricopeptide repeat protein: protein MKDQDYILFEDYLSGNLDDESKQAFEQQLETDPIYNDAFEIYKKTSQFVENHYKNAEQTDAFKKTLETVSNNYFKDKPSSKSKVRRINPWFYSVAAAAILIIGFFIGQQFSNPIYDDFANYGTISLTVRGNQDEVLTKAESSFNNRNYKDAETYFSELLQSDPDNIEYQLYKAVSLVELNQYKQADALFNGIMKTPSVYKHKATWYLALSKLKQKDEESCIQILKSIPEDAEDYEQAQKLLHKLD, encoded by the coding sequence ATGAAAGACCAAGATTATATTTTATTTGAAGACTATCTCTCGGGAAACCTGGATGACGAAAGCAAACAAGCTTTTGAACAGCAATTAGAAACAGACCCTATTTATAATGACGCCTTTGAAATCTATAAAAAAACATCCCAATTTGTAGAAAATCATTATAAAAATGCCGAACAAACGGATGCCTTTAAGAAGACGTTAGAAACCGTTTCAAATAATTATTTTAAAGATAAGCCAAGTTCAAAGTCTAAAGTAAGACGTATAAACCCATGGTTTTATTCGGTAGCGGCTGCAGCTATTTTAATTATCGGGTTTTTTATTGGTCAGCAATTTTCAAATCCTATTTATGATGATTTCGCCAACTATGGCACAATTAGCTTAACCGTTAGAGGCAATCAAGATGAGGTGTTAACCAAGGCAGAGTCCTCTTTTAATAATCGTAATTATAAAGATGCTGAAACCTATTTTTCAGAACTATTACAATCAGATCCTGATAATATAGAATACCAACTGTATAAAGCTGTTTCATTGGTAGAGTTGAATCAATATAAGCAAGCAGATGCGCTTTTCAACGGAATTATGAAAACACCTTCCGTTTATAAGCACAAAGCAACATGGTATTTGGCTTTAAGTAAACTGAAACAAAAGGATGAAGAATCCTGTATCCAGATATTAAAATCAATTCCTGAAGATGCTGAAGATTATGAGCAAGCACAAAAGTTATTACATAAATTAGATTAG
- a CDS encoding TatD family hydrolase, which yields MIVTDTHTHLYSDAFDDDRSQMIQRALDSGVSRFFIPAIDSSYTKAMLQLETDYPDYVYLMTGLHPTSVKENYQDELAHVEDLLSKRSFFAIGEIGIDLYWDTSTLDIQKIAFKHQIQLAKKYKLPIVIHCRDAFDEIFEVLETEKSDDLFGIFHCFTGTLDQAKQAISYNMKLGIGGVVTFKNGKIDQFLNQIPLKHIVLETDSPYLAPKPFRGKRNESGYIIKVLEKLSELYNVPKAEIAEITTQNSKAIFNI from the coding sequence ATGATAGTTACCGATACACATACGCATTTATATAGTGATGCTTTTGATGACGATAGAAGCCAAATGATACAACGCGCTCTAGATTCTGGCGTTTCACGATTTTTTATTCCTGCAATAGATTCGTCTTATACCAAAGCCATGTTACAATTGGAAACGGATTATCCAGATTACGTGTATTTAATGACAGGCTTGCACCCAACATCTGTTAAAGAAAACTATCAGGACGAATTAGCTCATGTTGAAGATTTATTGTCCAAGCGCTCCTTTTTTGCTATTGGTGAAATTGGCATTGACTTGTATTGGGATACGTCTACGTTAGACATCCAGAAGATTGCTTTTAAACATCAAATTCAACTAGCCAAAAAATATAAATTACCAATCGTTATTCATTGTCGTGATGCATTTGATGAAATTTTTGAAGTTCTTGAAACCGAAAAATCGGATGATTTATTTGGGATTTTTCATTGTTTTACCGGAACGTTAGACCAAGCTAAACAAGCCATTTCTTATAATATGAAGTTGGGAATAGGTGGTGTAGTAACGTTTAAAAATGGAAAAATAGATCAATTCCTGAATCAAATCCCATTAAAACACATTGTTTTGGAAACAGATTCGCCTTATCTTGCTCCAAAACCATTCCGTGGGAAACGCAATGAAAGTGGATACATTATAAAGGTATTAGAAAAACTGTCGGAATTGTATAATGTGCCAAAAGCGGAAATTGCTGAGATAACAACCCAAAATTCAAAAGCCATTTTTAATATATAA
- a CDS encoding asparaginase produces the protein MENTSPKILLIYTGGTIGMIKNPNTGALKTFDFNNLLKRIPELKLLTCDIETISFDDPIDSSNMSPEYWVQMAEIIETNYEAFDGFVLLHGSDTMSYTASALSFMLENLAKPVILTGSQLPIGDLRTDAKENLITSIQMASLQVRNRPVIREVGLYFEYKLYRGNRTTKINAEHFEAFESLNYPHLAESGVHITINHDALFVPNARKKLLVHKNFNTNIALIKLFPGISKAILEGILNNPHIKGVVLETYGAGNASTEDWFVQLIKDTIKKGVQVINVTQCSGGSVNMGQYETSSQLKTIGVISGKDITTEAAITKLMYLLGEKISNKTFKTVFETALRGEMA, from the coding sequence ATGGAAAACACGAGTCCAAAAATTCTTTTAATATATACAGGAGGTACCATTGGGATGATTAAAAACCCCAATACGGGCGCTTTAAAAACGTTCGATTTTAATAATCTCCTTAAACGGATTCCCGAATTAAAGCTACTTACTTGCGATATTGAAACCATATCCTTTGATGACCCTATAGATTCATCTAATATGAGTCCAGAATACTGGGTGCAAATGGCAGAAATTATTGAAACCAATTATGAGGCTTTTGATGGATTTGTATTACTTCATGGTAGTGATACTATGAGTTACACGGCTTCAGCTTTGAGTTTCATGTTGGAGAATTTAGCAAAACCTGTAATTTTAACCGGATCGCAATTGCCTATTGGCGATTTACGGACAGATGCTAAAGAGAATTTAATTACATCTATACAAATGGCGTCCTTACAAGTAAGAAACCGTCCAGTTATACGAGAAGTTGGTTTATATTTTGAATACAAACTTTATAGAGGAAATAGAACAACAAAAATTAATGCCGAGCATTTTGAAGCGTTTGAAAGTTTAAACTATCCGCATTTAGCAGAATCTGGTGTTCATATTACTATTAACCACGATGCGCTTTTTGTGCCGAATGCTAGAAAAAAACTGCTGGTACATAAAAATTTTAATACCAATATTGCACTTATTAAACTATTTCCCGGTATTTCTAAAGCCATTTTAGAAGGTATTTTGAACAATCCTCATATTAAAGGTGTTGTTTTAGAAACCTATGGCGCAGGAAATGCGTCTACAGAAGATTGGTTTGTACAATTGATAAAAGATACCATTAAAAAAGGTGTTCAAGTTATTAATGTTACCCAATGTTCAGGAGGGAGTGTTAATATGGGTCAATATGAAACCAGTTCACAGTTAAAAACAATTGGTGTTATTTCGGGAAAAGATATCACAACCGAAGCGGCAATTACCAAGTTAATGTATCTTTTAGGTGAGAAAATATCCAATAAAACCTTTAAAACGGTTTTCGAAACGGCATTAAGAGGAGAAATGGCATAA